One window from the genome of Enterobacteriaceae bacterium Kacie_13 encodes:
- a CDS encoding divergent polysaccharide deacetylase family protein → MQYKKSVLAALCGTALFVCQVQAAKLSILIDDFGYRQHEENQVLQMPKAVSVAIFPNAPDSQMMMNKAHQQGREILIHLPMAPLSKQPLEKNTLTPGMSAGEVKRIVDQAIANIPYAIGINNHMGSAMTSSLTGMENVMQAMNAHNLFFLDSMTIGNTKSVQAAEGTRVKVIKRNVFLDDVQNEAEIRRQFERAIQLARKNGYAIAIGHPHPTTVKVLQQMLPNLPSDIVLVRPSDLLNEPMHSLTSTGKPPKTTPAKSTSKGISICRVKHPVPQIYADSMFKVIGESLATTPAVLFIERQYHALATFPQMQGSAPVEPAAEKKPDAQKIIQNSTH, encoded by the coding sequence TTGCAATATAAAAAGTCCGTTTTAGCTGCCCTTTGTGGTACTGCGTTATTCGTTTGTCAGGTTCAGGCTGCGAAATTATCCATTCTGATTGATGACTTTGGTTATCGCCAGCATGAGGAAAACCAGGTACTTCAGATGCCAAAAGCGGTATCCGTGGCGATTTTCCCTAATGCACCCGATTCGCAGATGATGATGAACAAGGCCCACCAGCAGGGACGTGAGATTCTAATCCACCTGCCAATGGCGCCGCTGAGCAAACAACCGCTGGAAAAAAATACGCTGACTCCCGGCATGAGCGCCGGGGAAGTGAAGCGGATCGTCGATCAGGCGATCGCTAATATTCCCTACGCGATTGGCATCAACAACCATATGGGCAGCGCCATGACCTCCAGCCTGACCGGTATGGAAAATGTCATGCAGGCCATGAACGCCCACAATCTGTTCTTCCTCGACAGCATGACTATCGGCAATACTAAGTCGGTCCAGGCCGCCGAAGGAACCCGCGTGAAAGTCATCAAGCGCAACGTCTTTCTAGATGATGTACAGAATGAGGCTGAAATTCGCCGTCAGTTTGAGCGCGCCATTCAACTGGCCCGCAAAAATGGCTATGCGATCGCCATAGGCCATCCGCATCCCACGACGGTGAAAGTACTGCAACAAATGCTGCCAAATTTGCCTTCCGACATCGTGCTGGTGCGGCCAAGCGACCTGCTCAACGAACCAATGCACAGTTTAACCTCCACGGGTAAACCGCCTAAAACCACTCCAGCGAAATCAACGTCTAAAGGCATCAGCATTTGTCGCGTGAAACATCCCGTTCCTCAGATTTATGCGGATAGCATGTTTAAAGTCATCGGTGAAAGTCTGGCGACTACGCCGGCCGTCCTGTTCATTGAGCGCCAGTATCATGCGTTGGCAACGTTCCCACAAATGCAGGGATCCGCACCGGTTGAACCGGCAGCAGAGAAAAAACCTGACGCACAAAAAATAATTCAGAATTCAACGCATTGA